tttcctgttAGGAAAATTCGTCTAAATGTCAAGAAAAAGTCaggtaaatttaaatatttaatcttgtGGCCACCCTGCTATATTTTGGGTTTTTCTCTATTTTAGCTTCAAACTGGTTTTTAAATACGGGACCAAtaccaaaaaatttcacattttatcTCTCTCATATTCCTTTTTTCTTACGTAGTCAACCGAAATTGacacaattcttttaatttataaaataaaaaaagaaataaaaagaggctTGTTAACCTTTTCTAATATGGAAACAAAATAAGAAGACACTCTGAAATAATTATCTGAAATATCTCtgaaattttaagcattaaaaatctGAAGTTTCCGTAGTTGCCTCAAATTCAGGAacttttaaattcctatttttcccAATTCACCAATTATAAACTTTCTTCTCCAGATATTTCAAATCCGAAGGCCATACAGCGACACCAGCACCAATAACGGGCCGCGCATCCGTAGCAAAACTGCGCACCCAAAATGCCGGAATGGTTTTAGCAAAAGCGAAGCTCTTTGATGAAGCTAAACGAACTGTTAGTCACTCTGAAGTCTTGAGGGAAAGGCGGATTATCCAAAACCAAGACGTCAACCGGAGACAGACAGCCAGACTCAGTGGAATCAAAAGTCTGGACCTGGACACTACTGACACTCCCAGGCGACAAGTTTATCGAAAAAAGAAGAGTACGAGTCCCAAAAACCAAAATgccaaagtttttttaaaaaatacctcgAACGCATCACCAATCATAAAAATGGAACTTGTCATCGTCCCAGCGCAAGAAACGCCACAACATAGAAAATACAATGACTTTAAACAAACACCGAGTTACCAGAAAGAAAATAAGGGAATGAAAACACCCCCGATCAGAAAAGAATCCAAGATCTACCAAGAGTCGAATATCAATCTTTACAACTCTGATGTAACTTATAAAACTCCTCTTATTAAGAAACCATTGTCGGTTAAAACTCCCAGGAGTGCAAAGTCTTTGGCACGAAGGCCAGCAGTCGAAATACGAAGAACTCCTTTAAAATCAATCGGACCACTCGCAACGCCTAGACGTCAGAGTCCCAGGAGTATTTTGAAAACGTCTCATTTGACTAGTAGGTGTTTTAGTTAAATGCGAAATCTTTAGATGAGGTACTCGATAAGgtggatagaaaaaaaattggaaataaaaaacagCCTGATGCTGAAAAGTTTCATTGTGGGTCCCTTTTAACctctgttaaatttaaaaacccgTTCAATATTggtattccatttttataaacctgaactaaaataatttttttaagtttggcaAACTACTCCTTTTTGTTTTGAGCATTCAGCAACTTTTTCGTActattaatttacattaaaaaggcAAAGATTTCAGCAATTAGAATGGCCACATCCTGATTTAATTTCCGAAGTCTTGTCAATTATTTCTTGGTAAATTTCGAGTGTGAGAAAGTTTCTTCAGGCTCATAAACGTTTTAGGATAGTTTGCaaagtttttacaaattattctagttttttttgtattataaaaatgatattttgtcagaaattttttttttctaaactcgGGGTTACACGTGTTGTGGGAAATCCAGAATGGAACTTTTCAGTGCTGAGctgtttttaatttccatttgttGTATTTTGGCCCACCCTAATGCTTAGATGTATTTAAGAAGCCAAAGGATGCTTCAGTGTGATTTCCTTTTTTAaagcatattatatttttatattaagattTAAAGATAAGGGCTCTTTAGAACTAGAAGCGaaaagaaaagtagaaaattgaGTAACACTCTGAcaatttcttcttcttttattaacaaatatacaATCTGGCAATGGGTTATCTTGTTtgcaaatttgttctttttccaGAAGAAATCTAGATCCCATGAATTATTAAAGTGTCATTGCAATACAAGTCCTTCATCTTTTCAAGATGGACCgaagtttacaaatattttaataattccagAACAAGTTTTTTCCAAGGGAACAAATTtcaaactcgatttttttttaaattttgttgatccttttttaaatagaagttgtcagagtagactttaaaaaaaactcttgatTTTTGCATCGCGACTTTTCGCACCTTTTCGTAGCATTTATTAAGAGCGAAACTCGATGAAAATTATCCGTTGAAGGgagcttgaaaatgtatttatggaTATCTCACCGCATACTTTAATGTTAGATTAAAGGCAAAATAAAATAGGAATGTATCGAAATACTTgtcgctaaatttaaaaaagaaggcaTTTGTGAAACGAAATTTATTCGCCTATTTTTCACAAATTGGATATCAATCTACATGTGTTATTGTACTTATATTATAGAACAATAAATCgtgtaatatatattattaataaacaatcattttatttgaatttcacagctttcagattttcttttttaaactaatgTCGAGAAAATTAGGgggaaaaatacattttaacaggAGTTAACAAATGTTACATtagaatctatgtttttttagACTTTTGACAAACTTAATTCTATGTGCTTTACAATACTTATAATCACTATGAGTTACGAGTTGACAGTTTAGAATCCATGGTGGGTGACTCGAGGAAAAAATCTGTTTGAAGACACCTGGGGCACATATTTCTCTTCCTGAAAAGGGAACATTATTATTTGttgtaatttaaactattttaaaaagaaaacagtgAAAAGTAAAACAGAAATTATATATGGGGAATAATAATTACCTCGAATATACGCTTATAGCTCCAGAATGATTAGTGTGCCTCAGTCTTCTCCAAACACTGTGATTCGGATTAATTCTTCGTATTATGGATTCACAACACTTTCGGGATATTGAGCCACGATATCCAATTCTTTGAAAAACTCGGTTTCTTTCATCCAAAATATAAGAAGTTGCATCGTTTGCGTTCAACCACCTTTGCAATTGACTGTGGAGATTATCATCGTCCTCTTCCATATCCAGAGCCAAATGGctggaaaacaaaaaattatattttgcacggatataaaaaaatattaaataaggaGTTTATTGTATTTAGTGAATTAGtagttttcttattttgttgtgttCAGTCTTTCGAATTGTTTACGAATCGTAGAAATTTGTAGAGAAATAAAATCTGCCCAAGTTttatacattttccatttaaagaattgtaaaatgtagctataaagaatgaaaaaattagcatagtttgaaatctacaattttgaatgaaaaaccttTTCAATTGACGAAATGTGGatgtaaattataatgatttgtaAGCATGAACTATACATTAAGAATGAACAATTTTATGatcattaattttacaaaacgGTTCGGAATCAGATCAAAATTgaggaatttccagattttaacgttaaaaattaaactgattcaaTTAGAAATGATTAGTAcctaaacaaatgtaaacgccctatcgaaacattataaactattttcaattttaaagtaacttCAGAATAATATATCcataattaaagacttttattaaaataaaaatattgtttgagtctaaaattagaaaattaagaatgtttgatttaaaaacaataacaattgcttattattgataaatatttgattgttcatgtaaaatcagttaccattttattttttctaagtgAAAAACTGTGATTTGcgagtaaaattgttgaatttcaatgcaaaatacatttttttttaatttagaaaaatggaaacaaatattcaaaacatttaaaggcTTTTTAACAATTATGGAAGGCTTCAAAAATATAATGACCATTTTCTTAAGAttagtagaaaaatataaatgacttaattttgaaaaattaattttaagaaattatttaagaagatgtaaaaaatgaatctggagtattttaagaaaatatttttaattttgcaagattaaaacTTGTTTGCcaagaattcgaataattttaaacaatgtttagaaGTTcggaacaaatttcaaaattaatttaaaaatcgaataaatgtaaaagaacatgtggatgtttcaagattttgaaataaaatgttaaagtttttcgaggacttgaaatctatttaaaatgaaattaagttttaatttaagaagttttcagtttaTAAGAACAATGTaaccgttcaatttttaatatttcaagcttaaaattgcttaaaattaaaatggccAGTCTGATATTCTCTAATGAGTAAATCCAAAAAATCAGAGAAACTTGTATACTTACAGAGCCGCGAGAAAATTGAGTGGAGTATATTCTTCCACTTCAAAGTCTGCTCTTATAAAGTAGATAAAAACCATCGCTATCAGATAATTATCTGCGATACGGCAACATTTGTCGTACTTAAAGAATTGCGCAAGATCTTCATCTGGAAAAATAAAtgcaatccatttttttatttaagaaactaTAATACATATTTCTGAGAAatttcttgggaatttaaattttcatcaggcgattttgattatttttcctaaatatacaattctgaaaattgtgtaatttttaaaaatcctatacctaaaatattttcttttgtattttttatcttaacatttgTTCTGGCATGTCAATATGACATTTTGCTATTATaccttattttaaaatcttatgaaactGTTATGAAATTTGGCActagattaaaatgatttaatttttttaatcgtaatgGAACATTAAGAAATTAATTGGGTTAACTACTTAGTTTTAAGACTAATTTAAgaatgctttaacttttttttaaataattaaaatttagaagttcaaaatattttcatttcacaattttgaacaattaatgtGAGAGTAACTTTTTGTTTGTACAGAAAACTCatgatttattttagaaaactcTATCCAATttgaatctgaaatcattcaatttcgaacGCTTTAAATTGTCAATGATACAATATCAAGTCCTTTCGAATGAAATTGTCCATTCCACAAAATTTTTGcctgcaatttttcaattttcagagcttctaaaataagattttccagtttcaaaaacttttaaattcaaattattcaatttaaaacgctttcATTTCGAAATAATACAAGTTCAATTCCTTTTCATCCCATTCGAAATATTGTCCTCTAATCGAAATTTTATCTAATCTAAAATTGCTtggttttggaaattttcaattcaaaatcgttggatatacttctttaaatttaaaactttttcgatttgaattattacttttttaattgtcctaacaattttttaaactcttaatatttagaaatgtgtttaataacacattttgtaattatttatattttttatcttaggaAACAAAAATTCAGAGACGTGAAAGCGTCCTTTGCGCACTCGTGCATTCGTTGATAGTTTTTGCAATCGAGTTGTAAGTATAAagtaactaaatttaatttaaaagtagttaataatattatacttaATTTCAGttcactaaataatttttactcttaGTTTGCTTCAATGAATCGGTAATTCTTGATGTAAAATTTCTTGTatcttcttccttttttatagcttgagaaattaaaaaaatgtttttttcaaatttaggttatgattgattgatttaaattatttaaacaaaaatattattacaaacgTTAAACAATGAtgatatatattaattttcctcATTCCCGCATTCCCTTGctcaaattctgtttaaaaataaatatttaaatacttaaaaaaagattaatagtaaataaaataaattaatattgcaGATATTTGCAGGTCTAAACTTGCTCAAGAGAAATGGCAGAATCAGTCTACATTTTCAAATTCCGCAATTCGTGGAAAGTAAAGCGACAAACAAAGATGATTTATTACCTattatcttgaaaaagttctcCACCTGCCATGGTTTAATATTAAGGACATTCTTTTTGAGCCCCGAATCATCAATTAagcaggatttaaaattaaaattgcgatTCATTTTTCCCAAAACGCCACTGACGGCTTTGAAGACAAAATTGAggctcatttattttaaataaaaaactgtcaaCCAACAAGGTTATTTGAGCAATAAACGAAAATGAGGttttttttgactattttaagTGAAGTAGCAACCTATGTAACTCAATTAACtctcaccaaaaaaaaaataatcccgATACTTTTCCACTTTTCAAAAAAGAGTGAAGATGCTCCCAAGCTCTGCGCATGTGCAACAACCGCAAATTTTTCTTAACCAATCACGTTGCACCGTTTGTCctttatgagaaatttaaaaaaactgacggTTCGAGAAACattcgatttttaataattccaattgattttggtcaaatttatgaaaaatcaagctgaattttattaatttgctcTTGATTGATTGTTATTGCTtaactttattcataaaaataccttttatgagtatttttttacaagtttgttaaaaatgatgatATCACGCGCGAATCAGCCAGACGACACGTATGTGTCATGTAGTTCAAAAATTGTCCACTCATAGCAGCGCTGATTTGCAGTTGTCAAAACGTAAATTTTCGGTGTGATaagtgtcaagaaaataattttaaaaagcagcCTCTCGGCTGGAAAAAAATCTCTACAAAGAAGATGAGGGCGGCAGGCATTATGCTGATCAGCATCGCTCTTACGAGCGCTGTTATCGGCAATGCTTATTatcaaaagaaacaattttatccCTCCGTGGTCTACATAACCAAGTCCAATCCCAGTATGGCTGTaagtttttcttgattttctcaTAGCTTTACCTCCTTGACCTCTTTTTGAATGTTACCActcgatttttcaagatttctttttttattatgtatcATGTTTTTATGTATGATTCCTAAAGTTTAGGGGTAGATCGCGATCAAAATTTGTTCATCTCAACCATATTCTAGTGTTTTGTCCGTTTCGTACGAAGAAAAGAGAtaccaaaatgtttttattcttaatCATGTTTACATCTCCAAGTTCGAAATACGTGTCTATACAAACTATAGAGAAATCGGAAGTACTTTGgggatttttttgtagatttattaCGTTTCGGTGAGCAATAATGGCTATCTTCAATATAGTTAAAAAAGctgtaatattattttgtaatcggaataaatggtttttttttaacgtTGACGCCTTTGGAGAACTTGCTTTTATCGACTTATCTGGAAATCTACGTGTATAGTGTTATGTCAAATATTTTCTGTGAagttgtatattttaatttgcttttttttttgctttgtcgtgaaagatcgatttttttgtattagagtgtattgtgaaattttttataaattgaaaacattcttaatttccaaattttaattctttagtcatttaaagagttttttttgaactttaaaataattttattgaatctgTAAGCTTGTAAAGCAATCCAATTTAGAGTTTTAACTTGTTTTCTCATATAATTAACatgataattatatatatatatatatatatatatataataaattatgaacagtgttatttaaaaaccataaaattaaGTACTAAATTATCTtacagtttattttttcaatccaTGTTATGGATAGCGTTTATCATcatctttaaaaaagttaaaatggcggcggttttacataaaatatttaaatctattttctcGGAAAAAACCGCACGTATATGTTTTGCCAAtcttttgttgaatttgtacTTTCATAATGAAGACATCCACGTAATACATGCTACATATATATATCTTGCAGGTGATTTATGTACAAGGATTGATACTCGTGTTTATGATGaacacatttttaagaaaaatatttttcggaaacttAAGGGCAGCTGAACTCGAAGTATGTAaaccaattttctatttaaaaattatttattttagttgctTAAATTCTAGAGACCAGAaaacaaatattcttaaaattttctgcgGCACAGAATATGTGTATTGAAAAAGAACagtattgttttataaatctactttaaaaagaaagaaaaaactattccctttaaatctcaattttcatcaactaaaaaaccaattaaaatagaaacatttagaaaattgattgcaaattaaaaaactaattttagtaCATATGTACAGTAACTACAAAGAGAACTTGAAAATACATATTGGACCTCTTTGATTCAGCAATTGCTAAAACGTCTAACTCGTAATGTAAGGTTTTCCTaaatccttaatttaaaaaaaatactttcagcaTTTGGTCGAAAAAGTTTGGTACGCCGTGACGGAAACGTGTCTAGCATTTACAGTGTTCAGAGACGATTTCAGTCCGAAATTCGTCGCCTTATTCACGCTCTTACTATTTCTCAAGTCTTTCCATTGGCTTGCTGAAGATCGTGTCGATTACGTAAGTATCTTTTCTCCCCTGAATAAGTGAACACTTTTCCTAAGCAAATGCTAGTTGTTCTGACACGTATCCTTAATTCCCGTTTTTTGTTCCAGATGGAAAGAAGTCCCATAATAACATGGTTATTCCACCTTCGAGTGGGGACATTGCTAGcccttttgtttataataaacgtTACGATGTTTCAATACGCCTATAGTTCGACGGTTGCAAAAGGCGCCTCGGTACAACTTGTTTTTGGTTTTGAGTACGCGGTATTATTAACCGTTGTTCTAAATATTacgattaaatatattttgcacaCGATCGATCTGCAAAGCGAGAACCCTTGGGACAACAAACCAGTCTTCCTTTTGTATACGGAGCTCATCATTGGACTGATGAAGGTAAAATATCAAAACTGAATTATCGTTACAactgaaaataaactttgttcAATTTCTGTAATTAGTAACTTGCTTTTTTCGTACTTTAAAGTTTCTTTCAAACTTCTCATTCCTGATTTATAGGCAGACGTGTTTCAAATGTGTGTTTAAATTGAACAGAGATCAGACTACCTGCAAggtcataaattaaaatacttgaaaaaaaatttcactttttttatttatataattttttatcgaagTTTAGCTTTTTCCATCctatatttatgtatttgttcacattttttaagatcAATAATTTGACTTGTGAATTGGAGAAATGGAGTAGCACGTGTTGCTATGGTAATAACAACATTTATCTGCAATCTTCAGAAAAGCTGCTTCTTAAAGTTCTAACttgaaaaacgtttaaaatctgTCCAATCTAAAGGATTCGagttttcttaaagtttgagcgctttattaaatattttaaatgatcgaaTCGATCAAATCTGAAGGCATTAAGTTGTGTAAgtcattcaaatttaattctttatgggtttcaaataagaatttaaacGTTTTATGCGTtggtgtttgaaaataattaaatactaaagtaatatggaaaaataaaattgaatctataagtcgttttttttttaaggaaatgagGCCATACGTATTTTTCcaatttgcgaaaaaaatgtctacgaagttatgcgtatttgtaTTGTCTTTTTTTTCGGTATCAGACTTgcaattgggatcttcataataaattcggcagcCTTCATGATgcgttgacaaattttatgatttttaaaaacaaatttaataaaaaaattcattattcgggcatctgtggacggagacaaattcgttttttttcgatttcagtctttttaattgggaagttcatgatgattacagcaaaattcataattgtttgatcaattaaaaaattttttaaacaaatttaataaacaaatgcattcgagcatctgtcgatggaaattttttttcgatatcctaattaaaactgttgacattaaaaaaaaacgaatttttctgtcgacaaatgcctggttaatgcatttgttcatcaaatttgtttaaagaaataataaaatttatcaaattattatgaatgttgctgaaattcccatcaagttcccaactgaaaagactgccattgaaaaaaacaaatttttctgttgacaaatgccccaataatgcatttgtttaaaaaattataagattaatcaaaaaatcatgaattttgataaaattatcgtaaatttccaaattaaaaaaatgaacctagaaaaaaacgaatatttctgtcgaaacaTGTTTGATTACTGcctttgtacattaaatttgtttataatatgaacaattataatcagaagagaaattttttcatataatattgtttcgatttcagtttcttgcaacataacttgaaaaaacgttgatttatggaaaatcgatcaaaaaaattttttaacaaataatttgttgataacaatttttgtttgtatattgtctaatatttgaatatctttaactaatgctattttatgccacttaagcgatttcaaccattttcctgttattgacgagcaccaggaacgttaaatataaaaagaccattttttcgtcatagttatttatttataaaaaattttaaaacctaattcaaaaatcagactagacaactctcttagaaatcttactagcttttttcccattttttcttttgtccgaaaccaaaaacctttttttttttagaataatcttctaaggcattaaaaaataaacatttttcctctcccgactttttttcatatcgtgcgttatttggcttgaaatgttaattttcgtgtattttttgacattttgtaaatgctataactttggtaaatTTTGGGTTTTAAAAGAAGTCATTAGGATACATTGTTCTTctaattgaatactatgaatatccgtacagacaatttttgaattttggaaaaaagtggtctcaaaaattttcaaaatacgctcactttttgaattttcacccaaaatggctggctagcgaatttgacctttattttaggacactaaaagagtatagcAAAGGCCAATgcaatctttcaattctttcgaaagttatcatgctatCAAAAGCTAAAAATCTACAATcacacagacacattcgtaaaaacctgtttttcggattcagggggtctcaaaacgtggacatttgacaaaaacaggggtgggggtcaaattttacacaaatctaataccttctcttgattagaatgtaaaaattaattgatttgtcatgaataatgttttggtaaTTCTGTTTTTTGCTCGAATCATGAAGGATAGAATTAAGAacattacaaaaaaagtaaattttttgaaaacccacacaagAGACGaataagaatattcaaaaacataagttgtgatgagaatgtgcccacgcagagGGCGGATTTTTGAttgttaatatagtttttcacgattaatacACAAAATACGCATGCTATCCAAAAGTGATTTTATAACaagtttgtagatcttttcaaaatgcacaatttttgtcaagccatcttttcacctatttttcatagtttaaccgcaatatgtaatttttgattttccattattgttttatgctctcaaaatttgaattttcaatttttcaagaaaattcaaaaagttgttataataatcttgtagggcactggaaaagatacatttttttcttttgacttttttccatatcgtgcgttgtttggcttaaaatgttgattttcgtgtgtttttttaaatgttataaatgctataacactgataaatttttgttttataaaaaaagtcattaggataaattgttcgtttgattgaatactatgaatatccgtacagacaatttttgaattttgaaaaagtggtcttaaaaattttcaaaatacgctgactttttgaattttcacccaaattggctggctaacgaacttgaccgtTATTTTAGGACGCTCAAAGATTATACCAAAAGCCaatgaaatctttcaattctttcgaaagttatcgtgctaaaaaactaaaaatctgcaGACACACACGCATACACAGGCAGACCCATtggtgaaaacctgtttttcggattcagggggtctcaaaacgtggacatttgaccaaaacgggggggggggggggggggggggggggcaaatttcacacaaatctaatgccttctcttaatgagaatgtaaaaaagattaattattgaatatttaacaatatttcaatttttatttaagacaagtaaattgaaaccaaatatttaaaagtgaagaatctttgactgaattgtttgacatagaaaacctggaatcgttaaaatttcgaaaaatgcttaatttgtaaaagaaattttttaattttgatgtataatttacaaataaacatttgtagaaaaaatgggagtaattttaagagatatttaggagttttaaaaagataaaaaaattatcatgcaaatttttagaaagttttcttaaaatcttctagaatcttttttgaaaattttgtttaaatctttgaaaaactatttaaatatacttttaaaataattttttaaaatgaaaaattattttttattttcccaggaatcttaagaaaatgtttttattcttttgaagcctttcacaattcttgaaaagaatctaatttttttgtttaaaatctgcgaaaatctacattttgttttatattaggctatcatttcaagttctacattaagtttgaatcttttcaaaacttctacatatctcttaaaattactcaaatttcgcctacaaatagtaaatgttcaatttttatttatacatccaaattgtaaagaaattttctaaaatttgcaggattttctgaaaattgtagaaaaaattcaattcattttgacaggcatttagaagttctgaaaaaattcaaaaataattttttattaaaaacaaatttaaaacaactttagatttctcaagattttgaaataaaattttgaagctttccaaggatgttttaactatttaaaaagaaaataattgaatttctaatttaagaagtgttcagttaaaaaattttcaatttttcaatatttattgtttctagcttaaaattccttaaaattatataattttgaaattttcaaatttcatcgattgattttttaatttagagcattgaaaatgataacgtggatttatatttttttatattgaaaaatgttagtaccttaaattttttacgcttaaattattgagcatttgaatacaaacatttttacgtaaaaacttttaaatttaaattttaaaagttcaaaatttaacagttccactttgagtttttttattacataatttttttttattaccagtttttattacctaaattggaaaattttttagctctagtgttccattttttaaattt
This DNA window, taken from Belonocnema kinseyi isolate 2016_QV_RU_SX_M_011 chromosome 9, B_treatae_v1, whole genome shotgun sequence, encodes the following:
- the LOC117179341 gene encoding speedy protein A-like isoform X1; amino-acid sequence: MSLNFVFKAVSGVLGKMNRNFNFKSCLIDDSGLKKNVLNIKPWQVENFFKIIDEDLAQFFKYDKCCRIADNYLIAMVFIYFIRADFEVEEYTPLNFLAALHLALDMEEDDDNLHSQLQRWLNANDATSYILDERNRVFQRIGYRGSISRKCCESIIRRINPNHSVWRRLRHTNHSGAISVYSRKRNMCPRCLQTDFFLESPTMDSKLSTRNS
- the LOC117179341 gene encoding speedy protein A-like isoform X2 — translated: MRLRLCLWRKLSSDEDLAQFFKYDKCCRIADNYLIAMVFIYFIRADFEVEEYTPLNFLAALHLALDMEEDDDNLHSQLQRWLNANDATSYILDERNRVFQRIGYRGSISRKCCESIIRRINPNHSVWRRLRHTNHSGAISVYSRKRNMCPRCLQTDFFLESPTMDSKLSTRNS